In Streptococcus respiraculi, the following are encoded in one genomic region:
- a CDS encoding phage holin, whose product MINWKVRLRNPRFWVALLSAVALLAQQIGLNVFPENWKEVLNTVLTVLAIVGIVEDPTTAGLSDSERAMNYEEPK is encoded by the coding sequence ATGATTAACTGGAAAGTACGCTTACGCAATCCACGTTTTTGGGTTGCTTTATTATCAGCCGTGGCGCTACTGGCGCAACAGATAGGCTTGAATGTGTTCCCTGAAAACTGGAAAGAAGTTTTAAATACTGTCTTGACAGTTCTTGCGATTGTGGGGATTGTAGAAGACCCTACAACAGCAGGTCTATCTGACAGCGAGCGGGCTATGAACTATGAAGAACCAAAATAA
- a CDS encoding peptidoglycan amidohydrolase family protein, with product MTVNTETAIAWFEARKGKVSYSMDYRDGPNSYDCSSSVYYALMSAGAISAGWAVNTEYEHDWLIKNGYTLIAENQDWGAKRGDVFIWGRRGQSSGAGGHTGIFIDSDNIIHCNWGRRGISVDHYDTVAAASCYMYCYVYRLTNQISTTAGKSLDTLVQETLAGKYGNGEERKKALGNQYEAVMAVINGKATTVKKTIDQMAQEVIAGKYGNGEERKKLLGSDYDAVQKRVTEILQGSTSSPVSKPTKEAGDLSFNGAILKKAVLDKILENCKKHNILPSYALTILHFEGLWGTSAVGRTDNNWGGMTMTSNDERITRPSGVTVTRGLARPSNEGGYYMHYATVDDFLTDWFYLLRAGGSYKVSSAKTFSEAVKGMFKVGGAVYDYAATGYENYLVGASSRLKAIEAENGSLTKYDLIPDTPSNLQPDKIDVALDGIEVSINGVKYTLNKKPI from the coding sequence ATGACAGTAAATACTGAGACGGCAATTGCCTGGTTCGAGGCTAGAAAAGGTAAAGTAAGTTACTCCATGGACTATCGTGATGGTCCGAACAGCTACGATTGCTCAAGTTCTGTTTATTATGCTTTGATGTCAGCTGGCGCTATTTCGGCTGGTTGGGCAGTTAATACTGAGTATGAGCATGACTGGCTCATTAAGAATGGTTATACACTCATTGCAGAAAATCAAGACTGGGGTGCAAAGCGTGGAGATGTCTTTATTTGGGGACGCCGTGGTCAGTCTAGCGGTGCAGGTGGGCATACTGGCATTTTCATTGACTCGGATAACATCATTCATTGTAATTGGGGCAGAAGAGGTATTAGTGTTGATCATTATGACACAGTAGCAGCCGCTAGTTGCTATATGTATTGTTATGTTTATCGTTTGACAAATCAAATCAGCACAACCGCTGGAAAAAGCCTTGACACCCTTGTTCAGGAAACCCTTGCAGGTAAGTATGGAAATGGCGAGGAGCGCAAAAAAGCGCTTGGTAATCAATACGAGGCTGTTATGGCAGTCATCAATGGCAAAGCTACGACAGTTAAAAAGACGATTGACCAGATGGCGCAAGAAGTAATTGCAGGTAAGTATGGAAACGGCGAGGAGCGAAAAAAATTGCTAGGTTCTGATTATGACGCAGTTCAAAAACGAGTGACGGAAATTTTACAAGGCTCTACATCGTCACCCGTTTCGAAACCGACAAAAGAAGCTGGCGATTTGTCCTTTAATGGTGCTATCTTGAAAAAAGCAGTACTGGACAAGATTTTGGAAAACTGCAAAAAGCACAATATCCTACCAAGCTACGCCCTAACCATTCTTCATTTTGAGGGCTTATGGGGCACCTCTGCGGTTGGTCGAACAGACAACAATTGGGGCGGTATGACCATGACATCAAACGATGAGCGCATTACTCGTCCAAGCGGTGTCACAGTCACCCGAGGTCTGGCCAGACCGTCAAATGAGGGTGGCTACTATATGCACTATGCGACAGTAGACGACTTTTTGACGGACTGGTTCTATTTGTTGCGAGCTGGTGGCTCTTACAAAGTTAGCAGTGCAAAGACATTTAGCGAAGCAGTCAAAGGCATGTTCAAAGTTGGGGGTGCAGTCTATGACTATGCGGCTACAGGGTATGAAAATTACCTGGTAGGTGCTTCTAGTCGCTTGAAAGCAATTGAAGCTGAAAATGGTAGTTTGACTAAGTATGACCTAATTCCCGACACGCCAAGCAATTTACAGCCCGACAAAATAGACGTTGCGCTTGACGGTATCGAAGTATCTATCAATGGTGTGAAATATACGCTTAATAAGAAGCCGATATAA
- a CDS encoding tyrosine-type recombinase/integrase, with protein sequence MAFYKKLSSGWQYRISYKDANGKYREKSKKGFKTKALAQAAAMEVELFLKKNTFVNKEQTLLEYYRKWAEIYKKPHIAERTWKKYQQTEKHIEHYFGNTLLKDITPTHYQSIANKFTQKYSQETADNFHYHIQSAVKIAVREKIIDTNFCEGAIVKSTINKKAVENKYLEEHEYIKLIQICKDNIQYSTYFTIYLAAITGLRFGELLGLRSDDIDKENQMLHLKQAFDYTDTMDFIPLKSKSSERSVPIDNHTLSMIENYQENHALDKQNRLISKISNSAVNKTIKKIVGRPVTIHSLRHTYASFLIAQGVDLISISQILGHENLNITLKIYAHQLDKLKEKNNDKIRNIFDNFGRISDE encoded by the coding sequence ATGGCTTTCTATAAGAAACTCTCATCGGGATGGCAATATCGTATTTCTTATAAAGACGCTAACGGTAAATACCGTGAGAAATCAAAAAAAGGATTCAAAACGAAAGCGCTAGCGCAAGCCGCCGCAATGGAAGTAGAATTATTTCTCAAGAAAAATACATTTGTCAATAAAGAACAGACCCTTCTAGAATACTACAGAAAATGGGCAGAAATCTACAAAAAACCACACATTGCAGAAAGAACGTGGAAAAAATATCAGCAAACCGAAAAACATATCGAACATTACTTCGGCAACACCCTACTCAAAGATATTACACCTACACACTATCAAAGCATTGCTAATAAATTTACCCAAAAATATTCACAGGAAACGGCCGACAACTTCCACTATCATATTCAGTCAGCTGTTAAGATTGCAGTGCGTGAAAAGATTATTGATACAAATTTTTGTGAAGGAGCCATCGTCAAATCAACTATCAATAAAAAGGCAGTCGAAAATAAATACTTAGAGGAACATGAGTATATCAAACTGATTCAAATATGCAAAGACAATATTCAATACAGCACCTATTTCACGATTTACCTGGCGGCGATTACTGGTCTGCGATTTGGGGAACTACTCGGTCTACGGTCAGACGATATTGACAAAGAAAACCAAATGCTACATCTCAAGCAAGCTTTTGATTACACAGATACCATGGATTTTATCCCCTTAAAATCAAAAAGCTCTGAGCGCTCCGTCCCAATTGACAATCATACTCTGAGCATGATTGAAAACTATCAAGAAAATCATGCTTTAGATAAGCAAAATCGCTTAATCTCGAAAATCAGCAACAGCGCAGTCAATAAGACTATCAAGAAAATTGTCGGAAGACCCGTCACTATCCATTCTCTCAGGCACACATACGCTAGCTTTTTAATCGCTCAAGGAGTAGACCTCATTTCTATCTCTCAAATACTCGGACATGAAAATCTCAATATCACACTTAAAATTTACGCCCATCAACTAGACAAACTAAAAGAAAAAAACAACGATAAAATTCGCAATATCTTTGATAACTTCGGACGAATTTCGGACGAATAG
- a CDS encoding ATP-binding protein has protein sequence MEKIYDIEYLTSAPEGQHFDRKSAAQKAQNILEDIVAFANAEGGVLAIGIEDDGRITGFKHAKAGDIESFKNIAYQLVNTPVKFNYKEINVTNIKNEEDKVLVLNIQLSIDRVVTTPNDTAYLRQGDKSVKLKHEQRVQLEYDRGQRYFEDEIAEGAELSDLDDELVQSFKEKIGLPDIGTLQVLKGRGLIKNGKITNAGILLFGSNPTEFLPQARLRVIKYNDNSAGVGKEFNVIKEQTFFGPIPEIIIKSREFIKNQLRDFQYLDDNGQFTTMPEYPEFAWFEGIVNAVTHRNYSIRGQHITVVLFDDRLEIKSPGMLPNIVTLENILEERFSRNPKIARVLSEFGWVKEMNEGVKRIYNEMADFFLKQPTYSEPNNANVLLLLENNILNRQVRVNDTLKQRLSPEVFNNLTIDEKKIIRLAYRSAQITTPDVMTEIQKSRPYSLKLLKELTKKGILEWYGSGPRDTTQYYVLKDK, from the coding sequence ATGGAGAAAATCTACGATATTGAGTATCTAACATCCGCCCCAGAAGGACAACATTTCGACAGAAAAAGTGCTGCTCAAAAAGCTCAAAATATACTAGAAGATATAGTAGCATTCGCTAATGCAGAAGGCGGTGTCCTTGCAATAGGTATTGAAGATGACGGACGTATTACAGGTTTTAAACATGCAAAAGCTGGGGACATTGAAAGTTTTAAAAATATTGCTTATCAATTAGTGAACACTCCTGTAAAGTTTAATTATAAAGAAATCAATGTTACAAATATAAAAAACGAGGAAGATAAAGTATTAGTGCTCAATATCCAACTATCCATTGATAGGGTAGTTACTACTCCTAATGATACTGCATATTTACGACAGGGAGATAAATCAGTTAAACTAAAGCATGAACAGCGAGTCCAATTAGAATATGACAGAGGGCAAAGATATTTCGAAGACGAGATCGCTGAAGGAGCAGAACTTTCTGATCTTGACGATGAATTAGTTCAAAGTTTCAAGGAAAAAATAGGCCTTCCTGATATTGGTACTTTACAAGTTCTAAAAGGAAGAGGCTTAATAAAAAATGGTAAGATAACTAATGCTGGAATTTTATTGTTCGGAAGTAACCCCACTGAATTTTTACCACAAGCGAGATTAAGAGTGATTAAATACAATGATAATTCCGCTGGCGTTGGGAAAGAATTCAATGTCATAAAAGAGCAGACCTTCTTCGGACCTATCCCTGAAATCATTATAAAGAGCAGAGAATTTATCAAAAATCAACTAAGAGATTTTCAATACTTGGATGACAATGGACAATTTACAACAATGCCTGAATATCCCGAGTTTGCCTGGTTTGAAGGAATTGTCAATGCTGTTACACATAGGAACTATTCTATTAGGGGGCAACATATCACTGTAGTACTATTCGATGACCGATTAGAAATAAAAAGTCCAGGAATGCTCCCTAATATTGTCACACTAGAAAATATCTTGGAAGAGCGTTTTTCGCGCAATCCTAAAATAGCTCGAGTTCTTTCCGAGTTTGGATGGGTAAAAGAAATGAATGAAGGTGTGAAAAGGATTTATAACGAAATGGCAGACTTCTTCCTTAAACAACCTACTTACAGCGAACCCAATAATGCTAATGTTTTACTGTTACTAGAAAATAATATTCTCAATAGGCAGGTTAGAGTCAATGATACATTGAAACAACGACTATCTCCTGAAGTTTTCAACAATCTGACTATAGATGAAAAGAAAATAATTAGATTAGCATATAGAAGCGCTCAAATAACTACCCCTGACGTTATGACAGAAATCCAGAAAAGTCGCCCTTATTCCCTAAAGTTACTCAAAGAATTGACAAAAAAAGGTATATTGGAGTGGTACGGGAGTGGCCCCAGAGATACTACTCAATACTATGTTTTGAAAGATAAATAA
- a CDS encoding XRE family transcriptional regulator, whose protein sequence is MNTKIAFPAMVKEYRLANNLTMEQLAEKIGKTKSTISKWESGTRSPKIYEIEEIAIFFGVHPEVMMFGESSTTSPDAKNGTVQAINDKVVQLHPERQENVLGYATEQLEEQIKGNAEIGEEIAEYKTEKVIPLPQNEEFESLVVHGLESAGEGIWQENDVDIEIRIPISQIPDKFDDLAMVIGDSMRPKLHNGDILFVTFTKQIEIGQIGVFRTSKGNFVKKLQPDRLESLNPNYDDIYFNEYEFAEAIGVVEHIYRK, encoded by the coding sequence ATGAATACTAAAATAGCTTTTCCTGCAATGGTCAAGGAATACAGGCTGGCCAATAATTTAACAATGGAACAGCTGGCAGAAAAAATCGGAAAAACAAAATCAACTATTTCAAAATGGGAAAGTGGAACACGTTCTCCCAAAATATACGAAATAGAAGAAATTGCAATATTCTTCGGGGTTCATCCTGAAGTTATGATGTTCGGCGAATCCTCCACCACCTCACCAGACGCAAAAAATGGCACCGTACAGGCGATAAATGACAAGGTGGTACAATTACACCCCGAACGCCAAGAAAACGTGCTAGGCTACGCTACGGAGCAATTAGAGGAGCAAATAAAAGGAAACGCCGAAATCGGAGAAGAAATAGCCGAATATAAGACGGAGAAAGTTATCCCACTTCCTCAAAACGAAGAATTCGAATCCCTCGTTGTTCACGGTTTAGAATCAGCAGGAGAAGGCATTTGGCAGGAAAATGATGTCGATATTGAAATCAGGATTCCAATAAGCCAAATCCCTGACAAGTTTGACGACCTTGCAATGGTTATCGGTGATTCTATGCGACCTAAACTTCATAATGGCGATATTCTCTTTGTCACATTCACAAAACAAATTGAAATCGGACAAATTGGCGTATTTCGGACAAGCAAAGGAAACTTTGTAAAGAAATTACAGCCAGACAGACTAGAAAGCCTGAACCCCAACTATGATGACATCTACTTTAATGAATATGAATTCGCAGAAGCAATCGGGGTTGTTGAGCATATTTACAGAAAATAA
- a CDS encoding helix-turn-helix domain-containing protein: MKKTEFEKLLDNSGIKRQVIAERMGLTRTGFYRKQKKPKERFDGNEMLALADILGVDSKVVLEAILVS, translated from the coding sequence ATGAAAAAAACAGAGTTCGAAAAGCTCTTGGATAATAGCGGAATTAAGCGTCAGGTAATTGCTGAACGAATGGGTCTTACTCGCACAGGCTTCTATCGCAAACAGAAGAAACCGAAAGAGAGATTTGACGGTAATGAAATGCTGGCTCTTGCTGATATTTTGGGAGTTGACTCTAAAGTGGTCCTTGAGGCCATTTTAGTTTCATAG
- a CDS encoding NUMOD4 domain-containing protein → MEEKWKSVRGYEGLYEVSSDGRVKNSKTGRILTPRVNNSGYVRISLYKKEGCKEFLVHRLVAETFIPAVNGKEIVNHIDENKLNNNVENLEWVTSQENVQHSIERLRVPKKHKVIYLYTLYGRLVRVFSSAVEAGNYFGVSTTTIISAINNKSKFNTLYYLGTPDIIPDFEELVGLVDYLEDYRTAKQLKKDVFAKALETTRTNYMIWLQKQKVPYKELKKVASLLNMTIDRAWDLNEVYT, encoded by the coding sequence ATGGAAGAAAAATGGAAATCCGTAAGGGGCTATGAAGGTCTGTATGAAGTTTCTAGTGATGGCAGGGTTAAAAATAGCAAAACTGGAAGGATACTAACCCCTAGGGTAAATAATTCGGGTTATGTTCGTATCAGTTTGTACAAAAAAGAAGGTTGCAAGGAGTTTTTGGTTCATAGGCTTGTTGCAGAAACGTTTATCCCAGCGGTGAATGGCAAAGAAATAGTCAATCATATAGACGAAAACAAGTTGAACAACAACGTGGAAAACTTGGAATGGGTAACGTCACAAGAGAACGTGCAGCATAGCATTGAGCGTTTGAGAGTTCCGAAAAAACATAAAGTTATCTATCTATATACGCTATATGGGAGATTAGTTCGGGTATTTTCATCAGCGGTTGAAGCAGGAAACTATTTTGGTGTATCAACGACCACAATTATTTCTGCTATCAATAACAAGAGTAAATTTAATACGCTTTATTATTTAGGCACCCCTGATATTATTCCTGATTTCGAAGAGCTTGTTGGCTTGGTGGATTATTTAGAAGATTATCGAACGGCTAAACAGTTGAAAAAAGATGTATTTGCTAAAGCATTGGAAACTACACGCACTAATTACATGATCTGGTTACAAAAGCAAAAAGTACCATATAAAGAACTAAAAAAGGTTGCTAGTTTATTGAACATGACTATTGATAGGGCATGGGATTTAAACGAGGTTTACACATAA
- a CDS encoding helix-turn-helix domain-containing protein has translation MTYGERMRRLREDKEMSLRELAEKTLLDYAFLSRVENDLRTLTLPQAKAVARELGCTVNELVG, from the coding sequence ATGACTTATGGTGAGCGCATGCGTAGGCTTCGAGAGGACAAGGAAATGTCCTTGCGAGAGCTAGCGGAGAAGACGCTATTAGATTACGCATTCTTATCTCGTGTAGAGAATGATTTGCGGACGTTAACACTCCCACAGGCAAAGGCGGTGGCTCGTGAATTGGGCTGTACGGTGAATGAGCTGGTGGGGTAG
- a CDS encoding helix-turn-helix domain-containing protein: MWQRIKRIMDKKGMTMYAVSKKAGINQNVLIDLKAGRSKRIYYDNMEKIADALDVSLDEFRK, translated from the coding sequence ATGTGGCAAAGAATCAAGCGAATTATGGATAAAAAAGGTATGACGATGTATGCCGTTAGTAAGAAAGCTGGTATCAATCAGAATGTATTGATTGATTTGAAAGCAGGACGGAGTAAACGCATTTATTATGACAACATGGAGAAAATCGCTGACGCACTAGATGTCAGTTTGGATGAATTTAGAAAATAA
- a CDS encoding DNA-binding protein: MNELMNQLLDQFEAGLMERYLRVMKRIGDEKDQYPLELTKAKCSKMLLGTEDTTTFDMRFNSRADFPKIKGKREKFPRDAVIEWYRKNWMNTGV, encoded by the coding sequence ATGAATGAACTTATGAATCAACTATTAGATCAGTTTGAAGCTGGATTGATGGAACGGTATTTGCGGGTCATGAAACGTATCGGGGATGAAAAAGACCAGTATCCGCTTGAGTTGACAAAGGCAAAATGTTCCAAAATGCTATTGGGAACAGAAGATACCACCACTTTTGATATGCGTTTCAATTCTCGTGCTGACTTTCCGAAAATTAAAGGGAAACGAGAGAAGTTCCCCAGAGACGCTGTTATTGAATGGTATCGCAAGAATTGGATGAATACAGGAGTATAA
- a CDS encoding ParB N-terminal domain-containing protein, translating into MKTYSKSNEIFTTDNHSIFSKISNRKITENSKLEEELLSEGQRQPILVNSKLQVIDGQHRLYYLKKHRKPVRYIVDPTADFRTVISMNTSAVNWSLRDYVESYSLEGDPEFIKLAKFLETNDLLSDKVIITAGAGRRDGTAAKIIQKLKEGNYVFSNEKQLKNFCRFYEQLLSETKLPNKPFLQSILWTLYTTSVFDETRMLLQLKKSDLTNENIEGYSKKNLLLTFLKIYNGRWSDDHPSVIQYFINRKGTLVIPSLPKQD; encoded by the coding sequence ATGAAAACATATAGCAAATCAAATGAAATTTTTACGACAGATAATCATAGTATTTTTAGCAAAATTAGCAATCGAAAGATTACAGAAAACAGTAAATTAGAAGAAGAACTCCTTTCGGAAGGGCAACGCCAACCAATTTTAGTAAATAGCAAACTACAGGTAATTGATGGGCAACATAGATTATACTATCTCAAAAAACATCGAAAGCCAGTCCGCTACATCGTTGATCCAACTGCTGATTTTAGAACGGTTATATCAATGAACACGTCCGCAGTAAATTGGTCGTTGCGTGATTATGTAGAATCATATTCATTGGAGGGAGACCCTGAATTTATCAAACTTGCAAAATTCTTAGAAACAAACGATTTACTTAGTGATAAGGTGATTATTACGGCTGGCGCAGGTCGCCGAGACGGAACCGCTGCAAAAATTATCCAAAAATTGAAAGAAGGCAACTATGTATTTTCAAATGAGAAACAGTTGAAGAATTTTTGTAGATTCTATGAACAATTGCTTTCTGAAACGAAATTGCCGAATAAACCGTTTCTTCAGTCAATATTATGGACGCTTTATACGACATCTGTTTTTGATGAAACAAGAATGCTACTTCAATTAAAAAAATCAGATTTAACAAATGAAAACATCGAGGGATATTCAAAGAAAAATCTTTTATTAACATTTTTGAAAATCTACAACGGTCGATGGAGTGATGACCATCCGTCTGTTATCCAATATTTTATAAATCGTAAAGGAACATTAGTGATACCTAGTCTACCAAAACAAGATTAA
- a CDS encoding phage replisome organizer N-terminal domain-containing protein produces the protein MASEIKWIKIVTDIFDDEKILLIESLPEADTILVIWFKLLTLAGKQNYSGVLLMNDRVHYTDEMLATIFRRPFNTVKLALSTFEQFGMIEIINNAITIPNWEKHQNIDGMDKVRESTRKRVALHRERQKMLANGNVTCNVTVTHGNALDKDKEKDKEEDINNKCPFQDIIAYLNSAVNKNYRANSNNTKKLIQARWKEGYTLDDFKKVIDNKVADWKGTEWEKYLQPSTLFRESNFDKYLNQTISPSTKSPKTNVPEWSNNPIKTEQTVEGQAKMRALFDELAKMEKGDT, from the coding sequence ATGGCTAGTGAAATCAAGTGGATTAAAATTGTGACGGATATTTTTGATGATGAAAAAATTCTGCTGATAGAATCATTGCCAGAAGCGGATACTATTCTTGTCATTTGGTTCAAATTGCTTACGCTAGCTGGGAAGCAGAATTACAGCGGAGTGCTGTTAATGAATGACAGGGTACACTATACAGATGAAATGCTTGCAACCATTTTCAGGCGTCCGTTTAACACGGTAAAATTGGCTTTGTCTACGTTTGAGCAGTTTGGAATGATTGAGATTATCAATAATGCGATTACCATTCCAAATTGGGAGAAACATCAAAATATTGATGGGATGGATAAGGTTAGAGAAAGCACTCGTAAGAGGGTGGCACTGCATAGAGAACGCCAAAAAATGCTGGCAAATGGTAACGTTACATGTAACGTTACAGTAACGCATGGTAACGCACTAGATAAAGATAAAGAGAAAGATAAAGAAGAAGATATAAATAATAAATGTCCTTTTCAGGACATCATTGCTTATCTTAATTCTGCTGTCAATAAAAACTATCGTGCCAACAGCAACAATACCAAAAAACTGATACAGGCTCGTTGGAAGGAAGGCTATACTTTAGATGATTTCAAAAAAGTCATTGATAATAAGGTTGCTGACTGGAAGGGGACGGAGTGGGAGAAATATTTGCAACCCTCCACGCTTTTCCGTGAGAGTAACTTTGACAAGTATCTAAATCAAACCATAAGCCCGTCCACTAAAAGTCCAAAAACGAATGTGCCAGAATGGAGCAACAATCCAATCAAGACAGAGCAGACCGTGGAGGGGCAGGCGAAGATGAGGGCGCTATTTGATGAATTAGCGAAGATGGAGAAAGGAGATACCTAG